The Thermococcus sp. genome includes a window with the following:
- the pgsA gene encoding archaetidylinositol phosphate synthase has protein sequence MVLNRYRESVRGYLEAIVKPLARAGLTPNAVTVIGLVLSLFSAYLYYLREPRLAGLVLLIGSLVDALDGTLARLTGKTSRFGAFLDSTFDRISDGAILFGIALGSLVDWRVAFLTFMGSYLVSYERCRAELAGSGKLAVGIAERAERLIILMVFSFLGARYVEYGVYIVGILAWITVVQRFYVAYQRLK, from the coding sequence ATGGTTCTCAACAGGTACCGCGAGAGTGTCAGGGGTTATCTTGAGGCGATAGTTAAGCCCCTCGCTAGAGCAGGCCTCACACCGAACGCAGTTACGGTAATAGGGCTTGTGCTCAGCCTTTTCTCGGCATACCTCTACTACCTCCGCGAGCCGAGGTTAGCCGGTTTAGTCCTTCTAATCGGTTCCCTTGTTGATGCCCTCGACGGAACGCTGGCGAGATTAACTGGAAAGACCAGCCGTTTTGGTGCCTTCTTGGATTCTACCTTTGACAGGATAAGCGACGGAGCAATACTGTTTGGAATCGCCCTCGGTTCCCTTGTGGACTGGAGAGTTGCTTTTTTGACCTTCATGGGGAGCTATTTGGTGAGCTACGAGCGTTGCAGGGCAGAGTTGGCTGGCTCTGGAAAGCTGGCAGTTGGCATAGCAGAGAGGGCCGAGAGGCTGATAATCCTGATGGTCTTCTCATTCCTTGGGGCCAGATACGTTGAGTACGGCGTTTACATAGTCGGAATCCTCGCGTGGATAACGGTCGTTCAGAGGTTCTACGTTGCATACCAGAGGCTGAAGTGA
- a CDS encoding tRNA (cytidine(56)-2'-O)-methyltransferase, with product MIAVLRLGHRPERDKRITTHVALTARAFGAEKIIIAAEEDEHVKESVEDVVKRWGGPFEIEFNPSWKKILKEWREKGIIVHLTMYGIHVDDAMPKLKEELKAGKNILVVVGAEKVPREVYELAHYNVAIGNQPHSEVAALAVFLDRLLDGEGLRKEFKGAKLRIIPQERGKKVIQLDEGR from the coding sequence ATGATAGCGGTGCTTAGACTCGGCCACAGGCCGGAGAGGGACAAACGAATTACCACCCATGTCGCTTTGACTGCGAGGGCCTTTGGGGCCGAGAAGATAATAATCGCCGCCGAGGAGGACGAGCACGTTAAGGAGAGCGTTGAAGACGTTGTAAAACGCTGGGGAGGGCCTTTTGAGATAGAGTTCAACCCCAGCTGGAAGAAGATCCTAAAGGAGTGGCGCGAGAAGGGGATAATCGTTCACCTGACGATGTACGGAATTCACGTTGACGACGCGATGCCCAAGCTGAAGGAAGAGCTCAAGGCCGGAAAGAACATTCTGGTTGTTGTCGGCGCCGAAAAAGTGCCTAGAGAGGTTTACGAGCTCGCCCACTACAACGTTGCGATAGGAAACCAGCCCCACAGCGAGGTTGCCGCGTTGGCGGTCTTCCTCGACAGGCTCCTTGACGGCGAAGGCCTGAGGAAGGAGTTCAAAGGGGCAAAGCTCAGGATAATCCCACAGGAAAGGGGAAAGAAGGTAATCCAGCTCGACGAGGGGAGGTAA
- a CDS encoding transglutaminase-like domain-containing protein — protein sequence MKVRKTAVLLALAFMVFASGCLVKPPAKVTFSIDKTVVPPGGTFHIIVTVNNTGKVGLVGATLIISNPNFQIVQEPRFPSILKVGQSTQLVWIIRAPSKPGIYTFQVSLELRDELKRTWTGFYGHFRITVSNEENVPIKLFLNVTAPKRVFGGKEIPVTVRITNEYSEDIEVLNISFIPLPGMNITGVATPPKIIPANQNVTLRYTFRAPYAYRDGFVSILLKYRIGTAEKSIAKSFRITVIWQPWNANTEDLKRAYGENYVWLTYTHVVDRYWEEKYNSSSAFNTTAFKPATLTIIGNASSEYQAALEIYKWIRAVYNFTGNTTTLTPKELLRMESISPKEAQILTTAMLRSIDIPARIVSLYDGKDCTIRPITEFYTEDGWYVIDFRHGFIGTLDEYLASPYFPRVYQLVTNRGYSLVALKYGPQLHSHVDVTSQFTSDLEDRLLTTIMRRVQPSLRSKLDLILNGLNEQEKLYALFLFASAPNDAELNKVLSEWSVDRIQKNIKVMYEFYRDVQWRDDFTYYWRVFTGEV from the coding sequence ATGAAGGTGAGAAAAACCGCCGTCCTTCTGGCACTGGCGTTTATGGTCTTCGCATCGGGTTGCCTCGTAAAGCCACCGGCAAAGGTTACATTTTCGATAGACAAAACGGTTGTACCACCCGGGGGAACGTTCCACATAATAGTAACCGTCAACAACACTGGAAAGGTCGGACTGGTGGGAGCGACCCTAATTATCAGCAATCCTAACTTTCAAATAGTCCAAGAACCGAGGTTTCCGTCTATTCTGAAGGTTGGTCAATCGACTCAGCTCGTCTGGATAATCAGGGCTCCCTCAAAGCCTGGGATATACACATTTCAGGTCTCACTGGAGCTCAGAGATGAACTCAAGAGAACGTGGACTGGCTTTTACGGTCACTTCAGGATAACTGTCTCAAACGAAGAAAACGTCCCCATAAAGCTGTTTCTAAATGTAACAGCACCCAAGAGGGTCTTTGGTGGAAAAGAGATACCCGTAACCGTGAGAATAACAAACGAATATAGTGAAGACATCGAAGTTCTGAACATAAGCTTTATTCCCCTGCCGGGAATGAACATTACCGGAGTCGCCACTCCCCCGAAGATTATCCCTGCCAATCAGAACGTTACCTTAAGGTACACCTTTAGAGCGCCCTATGCATATCGCGATGGGTTTGTATCAATTCTCCTCAAGTATCGCATCGGGACTGCAGAAAAGAGCATTGCCAAGAGCTTTAGAATTACCGTTATATGGCAACCGTGGAACGCAAATACTGAAGACCTGAAGAGGGCCTACGGCGAAAACTACGTCTGGCTAACCTACACTCATGTAGTTGACAGATACTGGGAGGAGAAATACAACTCGAGCTCTGCCTTCAACACCACCGCCTTCAAACCGGCCACACTGACGATAATAGGAAACGCAAGCTCCGAGTATCAGGCGGCACTTGAGATATACAAGTGGATTAGGGCAGTGTATAACTTCACAGGCAACACAACAACCCTAACCCCGAAGGAACTCCTGAGAATGGAGTCAATAAGTCCAAAAGAGGCACAGATACTCACGACAGCAATGCTCAGGTCAATAGATATTCCAGCAAGGATCGTAAGCCTTTACGATGGTAAGGACTGCACAATTCGCCCAATTACGGAATTTTATACTGAAGACGGCTGGTATGTCATTGATTTTAGGCATGGCTTCATAGGAACCTTAGACGAGTACCTGGCAAGTCCTTACTTCCCGAGGGTCTACCAGCTCGTAACAAACAGGGGTTACAGTCTCGTGGCCCTTAAATACGGACCCCAGCTTCACAGCCACGTTGACGTTACCAGCCAGTTCACGAGCGACCTTGAGGACAGGCTCCTCACCACTATTATGAGGAGGGTTCAGCCATCTCTTCGGTCAAAACTCGACCTTATCCTCAACGGTCTGAACGAGCAGGAAAAACTCTACGCGCTCTTCCTCTTTGCATCGGCACCCAACGATGCCGAGCTTAACAAAGTTCTTTCTGAGTGGAGCGTCGATAGAATCCAGAAAAACATAAAAGTCATGTACGAGTTCTACAGGGACGTGCAGTGGCGCGATGACTTCACATACTACTGGAGGGTTTTCACGGGTGAGGTGTGA
- a CDS encoding S-adenosyl-l-methionine hydroxide adenosyltransferase family protein, with the protein MITLTTDFGLKGPYVGEMKVAMLRVNPEAKLVDVTHAVTRHSIIEGSFVMEQVVKYSPPGTVHVGVIDPGVGTERRAVVIEGDQWLVVPDNGLATLPMKHINPRRAWEIDLKRIKRFTGWRISSTFHGRDVFGPAGALIEKGVSPEEFAEEIPLTSLVKLDLEPRREGDLWLLGVIYVDDFGNVILNLENYERPKAVELPDLGLRIPYLDTYGQVKPGELLALPGSHDYLEIAVNQGSASERLGLKVGDEVRVRLVQKSEGGETDG; encoded by the coding sequence ATGATAACGCTCACGACGGACTTCGGACTTAAGGGTCCTTACGTTGGGGAGATGAAGGTCGCGATGCTCAGGGTGAACCCGGAGGCGAAGCTCGTTGATGTGACCCACGCCGTAACGAGGCACTCAATAATTGAGGGCTCATTCGTCATGGAACAGGTGGTCAAGTACTCCCCTCCCGGAACCGTTCACGTTGGAGTTATAGACCCGGGCGTTGGAACCGAGAGGAGGGCGGTAGTCATAGAGGGCGACCAGTGGCTCGTCGTCCCGGACAACGGGTTGGCCACTCTTCCGATGAAGCACATAAATCCCAGAAGGGCTTGGGAGATAGACCTCAAAAGGATTAAACGCTTCACAGGGTGGAGGATAAGCTCGACCTTCCATGGCAGGGACGTCTTTGGACCCGCTGGGGCGCTAATCGAGAAGGGAGTTTCCCCGGAGGAGTTCGCCGAGGAGATTCCTCTCACTTCCCTCGTTAAACTCGATTTGGAGCCGAGAAGGGAAGGTGACCTCTGGCTACTCGGGGTAATCTACGTTGACGACTTCGGGAACGTTATCCTGAACCTTGAAAACTACGAAAGGCCGAAAGCCGTTGAGCTTCCGGATTTGGGCCTCAGAATTCCATATCTCGATACCTACGGTCAGGTTAAACCCGGAGAGCTTTTGGCCTTGCCCGGAAGCCACGACTACCTTGAGATAGCGGTGAACCAGGGTTCTGCATCTGAGAGGCTCGGGCTGAAGGTCGGGGACGAGGTCAGGGTTAGGCTTGTTCAAAAATCTGAAGGGGGTGAAACCGATGGTTAA
- a CDS encoding nicotinamide-nucleotide adenylyltransferase translates to MVKRALFVGRFQPVHNGHIKALEFVFSQAEEVIIGIGSAQASHTLKNPFTTSERMEMLIRALDEAGVKKRYYLIPLPDINFNAIWATYVVSMVPRFDVVFTGNSLVAQLFREKGYDVIVQPMFRKDILSATEIRRRMIEGEPWEELVPKSVAEFIREIHGVERIQMLATNLEKNEKELQAPIRIPGF, encoded by the coding sequence ATGGTTAAGCGCGCCCTATTCGTCGGTCGTTTCCAGCCGGTTCACAACGGCCACATCAAGGCCCTTGAGTTTGTCTTTTCCCAGGCTGAGGAAGTTATCATCGGCATCGGAAGTGCTCAGGCGAGCCATACCCTGAAAAATCCCTTCACGACAAGCGAAAGAATGGAGATGCTGATAAGGGCTCTGGACGAGGCAGGTGTAAAGAAGCGCTACTACCTGATTCCCCTCCCGGACATTAACTTCAACGCCATCTGGGCGACCTACGTGGTCAGCATGGTTCCACGGTTTGACGTGGTCTTCACCGGTAACTCTCTGGTTGCCCAGCTCTTCCGCGAGAAGGGCTACGATGTGATAGTTCAGCCCATGTTCAGGAAGGACATTCTTTCGGCAACAGAAATAAGGCGGCGCATGATTGAAGGTGAACCCTGGGAGGAGCTTGTGCCAAAGAGCGTCGCTGAGTTCATAAGGGAAATCCACGGCGTGGAAAGAATTCAGATGCTCGCGACGAACCTTGAGAAGAACGAGAAGGAGCTTCAGGCCCCAATAAGGATTCCGGGATTCTGA